In Eubalaena glacialis isolate mEubGla1 chromosome 12, mEubGla1.1.hap2.+ XY, whole genome shotgun sequence, a single window of DNA contains:
- the LOC133102080 gene encoding metallothionein-1E, which produces MDPKCSCPTGGSCSCAGSCTCKACRCTSCKKSCCSCCPVGCAKCAQGCVCKGASDKCSCCA; this is translated from the coding sequence ATGGACCCCAAGTGCTCCTGCCCCACTGGCGGCTCCTGCAGCTGCGCTGGCTCCTGCACCTGCAAAGCCTGCAGATGCACCTCCTGCAAGAAGAGCTGCTGCTCCTGCTGCCCCGTGGGCTGCGCCAAGTGTGCCCAGGGCTGCGTCTGCAAAGGGGCCTCGGACAAGTGCAGCTGCTGTGCCTGA